A portion of the Juglans microcarpa x Juglans regia isolate MS1-56 chromosome 1D, Jm3101_v1.0, whole genome shotgun sequence genome contains these proteins:
- the LOC121264624 gene encoding mitochondrial uncoupling protein 5-like: MGLKGFVEGGIASIVAGCSTHPLDLLKVRMQLQGEANAPKPTANSAVQNLRPALAFHTTSLSAPGSINVPLPPPPAARAGLISVGVRIVQQEGVGALFSGVSATVLRQSLYSTTRMGLYDILKKKWADPKSGNLPLGSKIGAGLIAGAVGAAVGNPADVAMVRMQADGRLPLAQRRNYTSVVDAITRMARQEGIPSLWRGSSLTINRAMLVTASQLASYDQIKEMILEKRVMKDGLGTHVTASFAAGFVAAVASNPVDVIKTRVMNMKVEPGAEPPYSGPLDCALKTVRAEGPMALYKGFVPTISRQGPFTVVLFVTLEQVRKLLKDF, translated from the coding sequence ATGGGTCTGAAAGGTTTTGTTGAAGGAGGCATAGCTTCAATTGTTGCAGGCTGTAGCACCCACCCTCTGGACCTGCTCAAGGTCCGAATGCAGCTCCAAGGTGAAGCTAACGCCCCAAAACCGACCGCGAATTCTGCGGTGCAAAATCTCCGCCCGGCTCTCGCCTTCCACACCACCTCGCTCTCTGCTCCGGGATCGATCAACGTGCCTCTCCCGCCTCCCCCGGCGGCGCGTGCGGGCCTAATATCCGTTGGTGTCCGCATCGTCCAACAGGAAGGTGTCGGCGCGTTGTTCTCGGGCGTCTCAGCGACTGTCCTCCGACAGAGTCTCTACTCGACGACTCGAATGGGCCTCTACGACATCCTGAAAAAGAAGTGGGCCGACCCCAAATCTGGAAACCTGCCGCTCGGGAGCAAGATAGGGGCGGGGCTGATAGCCGGCGCGGTCGGTGCTGCGGTGGGCAACCCGGCCGACGTGGCCATGGTCCGCATGCAAGCCGACGGGCGGCTCCCCCTGGCTCAGCGCCGCAACTACACCAGCGTGGTCGACGCCATAACCCGCATGGCCCGCCAGGAAGGGATCCCCAGCCTGTGGCGCGGCTCGTCCCTGACGATAAACCGCGCGATGCTGGTGACCGCCTCGCAGCTGGCATCGTACGACCAGATCAAGGAGATGATACTGGAGAAGAGAGTGATGAAGGACGGGCTAGGAACCCACGTGACGGCCAGCTTCGCAGCGGGGTTCGTGGCGGCGGTGGCGTCGAATCCGGTGGACGTGATCAAGACGAGGGTGATGAACATGAAGGTGGAGCCAGGAGCGGAGCCTCCGTACTCGGGTCCTCTGGATTGCGCGTTGAAGACGGTGCGGGCCGAGGGCCCAATGGCTCTGTACAAGGGGTTCGTGCCGACCATTTCGAGACAGGGACCTTTCACTGTCGTGCTGTTCGTGACGCTCGAGCAGGTTCGCAAACTGCTCAAGGATTTCTGA